The sequence GTCTATGGCCTGTCTCGTCGTCTGCCTCCGCCGTCCCTGGCGCAGCAGGCTAACTTTCGATTTGTAGCCTGTGACCTCGCGCGCATTGACCAACTTCATTCCTCCCTGCCAGCCTTGCTTGGCGTTTGCCGGCATCTTGACGTGGCCTTGCTGAACGCTGGCCATCTTGGCGTGCTGGGAGATCTTGCGGAGGAAGCGCCGCTTGAGCTGCTACGCACCCTGCAAGTCAATGTCGTCGCCAATCAAGCCCTGCTGGCAGAGCTTTTTCATCTGGGCGTCGGCATCGGGCAGTGTATTGCTATATCTTCTGGCGCTTCGGTCAATGCAACTCGCGGCTGGTCCGGCTACGGCGTTTCCAAGGCGGCACTGAATATGCTCATCGCACTTTTTGCAGAGGAGCGACCCGACATTCATTTCC is a genomic window of Leptospirales bacterium containing:
- a CDS encoding SDR family NAD(P)-dependent oxidoreductase — its product is MNARHALVTGVSSGLGASLAGALLDRGWLVYGLSRRLPPPSLAQQANFRFVACDLARIDQLHSSLPALLGVCRHLDVALLNAGHLGVLGDLAEEAPLELLRTLQVNVVANQALLAELFHLGVGIGQCIAISSGASVNATRGWSGYGVSKAALNMLIALFAEERPDIHFLSLAPGLIDTAMQTYVANEVDLKRFSGMQRLADARGTPAMPPPELVAQRILDALPLLRELPSGSYADLRRLPLN